Proteins from a single region of Palaemon carinicauda isolate YSFRI2023 chromosome 1, ASM3689809v2, whole genome shotgun sequence:
- the LOC137636967 gene encoding craniofacial development protein 2-like — protein sequence MASEDCGIRIDVRAFPVGDTLVPRLIPPKNRLNRKNDRIVSLKLGLGAKIINVVCAYGPQARCTEEEKDTFWEEMDKELRIIPTRERVIIEGDLNGPLGISTEGIKRVHGGWGVGERNDWGERVIDFAVAFDLATINTFFEKKINRLVTYRSSGRESHIDLLLCKRETI from the exons atggccagtgaagatTGTGGGATTAGAATTGATGTTAGGGCGTTCCCCGTAGGCGACACGTTGgtacctcgcctgatccctccgaaaaatcg actgaataggaaaaatgacagaattgtgagtttaaagctgggactaGGAGCAAAAATaatcaatgtggtgtgtgcctatgggCCGCAAGCtagatgtacagaggaggagaaggatacattctgggaggagatggacaaggagcttagaataattcctacaagggaaagggtaattatagaaGGAGATCTAAATGGCCCCTTGGGAATTAGTACGGAAGGGATAAAGAGAGttcatggaggttggggtgtgggtgagagaaatgattggggagaaagagtgattgattttgctgtggcttttgacctagcaacgatcaacaccttctttgagaaaaagattaacagactggtTACTTACCGTAGCAGTGGCAGGGAGAGCCACAttgatttgctgctgtgtaagagagaaaCCATCTGA